The Pocillopora verrucosa isolate sample1 chromosome 14, ASM3666991v2, whole genome shotgun sequence genome has a segment encoding these proteins:
- the LOC131771133 gene encoding LOW QUALITY PROTEIN: 97 kDa heat shock protein-like (The sequence of the model RefSeq protein was modified relative to this genomic sequence to represent the inferred CDS: inserted 1 base in 1 codon), with translation MSVVGFDVGNESCYIAVARGGGIETIANEFSDRCTPSVVSLGESLRSIGVEGKNQMIFNLKNTVSQFKRLIGRKFSDPVVEDEKRRLPCQLVENPGDCIGVKLRYLGNEEVFSPEQIMAMLLTKLKTISEKELSTKVTDCVVSVPCYYTDRQRRAMVDSVAMAGLNCLRLMNDTTAVALAYGIYKQDLPTDKPRNVVFVDMGHSSVQVSACAFLKGQLKVLATAADPNLGGRNFDELLKDHFVEEFKIKYKLDVSTNAKACIRLLRECEKLKKLMSANSQEIPLNIECLMDDKDVAGRFKRTTFEENISSYLQRLEATLKSLMEKSGLKMADVEAIEVVGGSTRIPAVKDVIKALFDKEVSTTLNADEAVARGCALQCAMLSPTFRVREFVVNDVTPYPVVLTWKSQNTEDEGEMEVFAPNHAFPFSKMLTFYRKEPFDLEASYSKNTQLPLKDGFIGRFSIKDVVPNKEGESSKIKVKVRLNIHGILNVVNASLVEKLPAVAEPEAESMEVEGQEDKTKEAAGDAAPENTQGTQESNESQDKEDADEPMNSETSETKDGDSSNKEDEDKDAKDNKGKKENGAPXKKKKQQVKTVELRVETEVPGLTKSQLQDAIDKECHMVLQDRLEKEKGFAKNAVESYVYDMRGRLYDKLQKYITEEAREKFSELLSLTEDWLYEEGENQSKKVYQDKLAELKKVGDPVETRLSEATKRPAAFDELGKSIQQIRKILELCAQKDEKYDHIEAEEIKKVEVAVAEKEKWLQNKWNAQSKLADHQDPAVYASVILSEKKLLEDTCYTILNKAKPKPKAEPPPPPKEEEKKEEGTGDSTSEEKMDQEGENVEKPNEHQNQEGGEETKPDADMEID, from the exons ATGTCTGTTGTAGGGTTTGATGTTGGAAATGAGTCATGTTATATTGCCGTGGCTCGTGGGGGAGGCATCGAGACTATCGCGAACGAGTTTAGCGACAGATGCACACC GAGTGTGGTATCGCTTGGGGAGTCCTTGAGGAGTATTGGAGTTGAAGGTAAAAATCAG ATGATattcaatttgaaaaatacTGTGAGCCAGTTCAAGCGGCTTATCGGCAGGAAATTCAGTGATCCTGTAGTCGAAGATGAAAAGAGAAGACTGCCTTGCCAGCTTGTAGAAAACCCGGGAGATTGCATTGGCGTAAAG TTGCGTTATCTGGGGAATGAGGAAGTGTTTTCACCGGAACAGATTATGGCCATGCTCCTGACAAAGCTGAAGACTATTTCTGAGAAAGAATTATCCACTAAAGTTACAGACTGTGTTGTTTCT GTTCCCTGCTATTATACAGACAGGCAAAGGAGAGCAATGGTGGACTCAGTCGCTATGGCTGGACTGAACTGCCTCAGACTCATGAATGACACCACGGCAG ttgCCCTGGCTTATGGTATCTATAAACAGGATCTACCAACTGATAAACCTAGAAATGTGGTGTTTGTTGATATGGGTCACTCCTCAGTTCAGGTTTCTGCCTGTGCATTCTTGAAAGGACAGCTCAAG GTGCTTGCCACAGCTGCTGATCCAAACTTGGGGGGTAGAAATTTTGATGAACTTTTGAAAGATCACTTTGTGGAAGAGTTCAAG ATAAAGTACAAATTAGATGTATCCACAAATGCCAAAGCTTGTATCCGTCTTCTTCGAGAATGTGAAAAGTTGAAGAAGCTAATGAGTGCGAACTCCCAAGAGATTCCCTTGAATATTGAGTGTCTAATGGATGATAAGGATGTTGCAGGAAGATTTAAGAG AACAAcctttgaagaaaatatttctaGCTACTTACAAAGATTAGAAGCTACCCTGAAATCACTGATGGAAAAATCAG GGCTCAAGATGGCTGATGTAGAGGCCATTGAAGTTGTTGGTGGCAGTACTCGTATTCCTGCTGTCAAAGATGTGATAAAGGCACTCTTCGATAAAGAAGTCAGTACCACTCTGAATGCTGATGAAGCTGTGGCTCGTGGTTGTGCTCTGCAGTGTGCCATGTTATCCCCAACCTTCAGAGTGCGAGAATTTGTTGTCAATGATGTAACACCATATCCAGTTGTCCTAACCTGGAAGTCACAGAACACTGAGGATGAAGG GGAGATGGAGGTGTTTGCTCCTAACCATGCTTTCCCTTTCTCAAAGATGCTGACATTTTATCGAAAAGAACCATTTGATTTAGAAGCTAGCTACTCGAAAAATACACAGCTACCGCTAAAAGATGGTTTCATTG GTCGGTTCTCGATCAAAGACGTTGTTCCCAATAAAGAAGGAGAATCgtccaaaatcaaagtaaaagtTCGTTTGAATATCCATGGTATACTTAATGTGGTCAATGCAAGTTTGGTAGAAAAACTACCTGCAGTCGCTGAGCCAGAAGCGGAGTCAATGGAAGTTGAGGGACAAGAAGATAAGACAAAAGAAGCAGCTGGGGATGCCGCGCCCGAG AACACCCAAGGGACACAGGAATCTAATGAATCACAAGACAAAGAAGATGCCGACGAGCCGATGAACTCGGAG ACATCAGAAACAAAAGATGGGGATTCTAGCAACAAGGAAGATGAAGATAAAGACGCCAAAgacaacaaaggaaagaaagagaacGGTGCac gcaaaaagaaaaaacaacaagttAAAACAGTAGAACTGAGAGTGGAAACTGAAGTGCCTGGACTGACAAAGTCCCAGTTGCAGGATGCCATCGATAAAGAG TGCCATATGGTACTGCAGGATCGGCTGGAGAAAGAGAAAGGATTTGCGAAGAATGCAGTGGAATCGTACGTGTATGACATGAGAGGACGATTGTACGATAAACTCCAGAAATACATCACAGAGGAG GCAAGGGAGAAGTTCTCGGAGTTGCTGTCGCTAACAGAAGACTGGCTCTATGAAGAGGGTGAAAACCAATCCAAGAAAGTTTACCAAGACAAGCTCGCTGAGTTGAAG AAAGTGGGAGACCCGGTAGAGACGCGCTTATCAGAGGCTACCAAAAGACCAGCTGCATTTGATGAACTTGGAAAGAGTATCCAGCAAATCAGGAAAATTCTTGAGCTTTGCGCTCAGAAG GATGAAAAGTACGATCATATCGAAgcagaagaaataaaaaaagtggaGGTGGCTGTTGCAGAGAAGGAAAAATGGTTACAGAACAAGTGGAATGCACAGAGCAAACTCGCTGATCATCAAGATCCGGCTGTGTATGCCTCGGTCATACTCTCCGAAAAAAAG ctGTTAGAAGACACGTGCTACACTATTTTGAACAAAGCGAAACCAAAACCCAAAGCCGAACCACCGCCTCCCCCAaaggaagaagagaagaaagaagagggGACGGGAGACTCGACGTCGGAAGAGAAAATGGACCAGGAAGGAGAAAATGTGGAGAAACCGAATGAGCACCAAAATCAGGAAGGTGGCGAAGAAACCAAACCTGACGCAGACATGGAGATTGATTAG
- the LOC131788932 gene encoding uncharacterized protein: MLRRRGSQGIKMADQDESRSRKRPKKKGIKESSADIIAGLAKLLDQNAVKKTKKKATIMEFRRDPLTGRRVYKSKYRPNRKSQGAKSTNDTGLDEEMHDSCEPFIEQCADQDSDGYYEFLLNEADDLLHG; encoded by the exons ATGCTAAGGAGGCGTGGATCCCAAggaatcaaaatggcggatcaAGATGAGAGCAGATCTAGGAAAAGGCCAAAGAAAAAGGGAATTAAAGAGTCATCTGCGGATATTATTGCCGGTCTTGCTAAACTTTTGGATCAAAATGCCGTtaagaaaaccaaaaagaagGCTACAATCATGGAATTTCGGCGAGATCCTCTAACTGGCCGACGAGTTTATAAATCGAAATACAGACCAAATAGGAAAAGCCAGG GAGCTAAGAGTACAAATGACACTGGCCTTGATGAAGAAATGCATGATTCTTGTGAGCCTTTCATAGAACAGTGCGCAGACCAGGATTCAGATG GTTATTATGAATTTCTTCTAAATGAAGCAGACGACCTTCTTCATGGTTGA